The window CAAACGAGAACCAGTACTCGCTCATCTCACCGCTGCTGAAAAAGCCCGTCTTGCGATCTTTCCCTTTGTCGAGAAGCTCCCGGCACGCCTCGCACGTGCACAAATTGATGTTGTCGTCGGGGACAATGGCAAAGTAGTCTCCCATGGCTTTCCAGCCCTCAGGCAGTTCGCCCTTGCCGTCGAAATAGTCGCGTGCCATCTGCGCTACCTGGTCAACCAGCTTGGAATTCGTATAGCACAGTTGCGAGCCGAGGCCCCGCGGGTTCTGGCATTGGTACTCAGGGTCATTCAGGACGGTTTTGATGGTATTGCGGTGGAACGTGTGGTTGCCTGCCCAACGCTCACCGCCCTGGCGAATCCGCCTCCAGTACAGATAGACCTGCTCCTGGGTGTAATCGCCCCACTGCCCGCGTAGGAACGGCCAGGAGCCGCCGACAAGAGCGCTGCGGTGCTTCAGAGCCGGGGATCGCCGAACATCGTCACCTGCAACAGTCAGGGTGGTGCGCGCGGGGATGACAATGTTGAGGCGCGAAGGCCCATACCATCGCACGCCGCAGAAGCGTTCGAGGAAGTCGTAGGCCGCCAGGCAGGTGCCCTGGTCGTCAAAGATACCCGGAAGCTCCATCTCGCCCGCACTCCTGTCGGGATAGCCCACCGCCTTCCAGTAGTCAACTCGGTGGCGCAACTGCTGGAGCGTCTGATCGGTCGTGGACCGCCCCTGTGCTTTTCGGTTCGCCTCAGTGTCCTGCCAATCGCGCCCCATCAGAATGACCGTATCCTGTCGAAACGCGATGAGATACTCCTGCGGCTGGAAGTCTGCGCCTCGAAGGCCCAACTGCCGGGTGGCGGGACTTTCCCCGACGAGGATCCGACGGCCCTCGATGTGGTCACCATCAGAACGAATGGGGATTTCCGCCCCCGTGATCTTCATGATGTGGCATTGCAGTTCCAGGGCCGCCAATCGCGCCGCGGGTGTGGGTTCTTCCGCGATGATGATCGAGCATGTGGGCATGCCCTGTTGCACGAGGTCGAACGCCGCCAGCGCACGTCCCTCCAGGCCACAGGCGAACTGGATCGTGGCTGACACCATGAGCGTAACGAGGACTTGTTTCATGGTCTGTGGTCCCTGGATTCAACTCTTCTGCTGTCAGAATCTGCCGTCTACACGGCACATTCCGTTCGGATCGAGACAACTGCGTGCGATTGTAGGCACAGCGGCGCGATTCGACAAGGAGTCCTCCCGCCATTTGTGCGGAGATGCCGACATTGCCAGCGGCAGGGCCGCTCGACCGAAAGCCAGGACCGTCAAAGCTCGCCCCCAAGCGACGGCGGGACGACGTGGTCAAGATCGACCGCGCAGCGAAACCCGATCGTGGCACAGCGGTCCAGTCCCGGCCACATCAGGAGGAATTTCGCGGCAAAGCCGCACGGCTGAGGCCCGCCGTCGGCGTACCAGTGCGATCCGTGGGCTTTGTAGTACGAACCGCCCTTGACAACGCAGAACCGCGTTCGGCCATCGCTTCGCTCGCTTTCGGTCCACTCCCAGGCATTGCCGCACATGTCGTAGCATCCGAACGGCGACCGGCCTTGCGGGAATGCCGTCACGGCAGCAGTCCCGCCGCTGCGTCCATCGTTACAGCGGCCGTCTTCCCACGCATTACCCCAGGGATACACACGTCCGTCCGGGCCTTGTGCGGCGTATTGCCACTCGTGCTCCGTGGGCAGCCGCTTGCCCGCCCAGCGGGCGTAGGCTCGTGCATCCTCCAGGTCCACATACACGACCGGATGCTCCTCCAGGCCCGGGGGTACTCGGCCGTTGTGCCAGTGTCTCAGAAAATTCTCTGCGCTGACCGGTCTGTAGCCCGTCTGCCGGAGAAACTCCGCGTATTGGCGGTTGGTCACCGGCGTCAGGTCGATCGCATAGGGCCTCAGCCGGACCTCCCGCTCGAAACGGACGATCGCGTGCAGGTCGCGACTTGGATGGGCCGACTGATCCTGCCCCGCCACTCGATAGAAGCCACACTCGCGATTTCGATACTCGGTCTTCATGCGAACATGCGCGGACCCAATAGCAACCATGCCTTCGGGGATCTCATCCGGTCCATATCCTCTTGTCCGCTCGGCAGGCCGAAGCGTCTCCTCGAAATCCTCTGAAGCCGCGTTCCAGTCGGCAGCGCCGTAGACGGCCGCCTGGCTCGCCAGGAACGCGGCAAAGTCCGCTCCCAACGGCTTGCCGGCTCCCATAGCGAATGCGCCGATGCCACGAGGTGGAATCCGGCCGTCAAGCAGCAACTCGCCATCGCGCACCCGTGTCACCTCACAGCCGGCGATCAGATCGAAGCAGCCGTCACCCTCACGATGCGGCACTCGCAACAGGGTGCCCTCGATCTGTTGCGCGGAACGGTTGACGAGCGTCCACAGCCGCAGGCCGTCTGACTCCCACAAGCTGGCATAGACGTCTGGGTTCTCCGTCGGCACCAGCGGCGTCCACTCCTGGCCCGAGAATAGCCCGACATACCGCCTCTGAATCGGCAGCATCGACCGGAGGATCGAGCGATCTCGCTGGCTCCAGCCCACCAGCGTGCCGAAGACGTTTTCCCACACGAGCATGCCGCTGCCGTTCATCCATGCGATGTGCAACTCGCCCGTGTGGTCGCGGTCCCAGCGTCGAATCTGGTGCATCATGTGCCGCCGCTCGAACCACTTGTTCCAGAGCACGCCCGGAGCCTCACTGTCGGCAAACCACTGGGCCCAGGACATGTGGTGATCGGCGACGCGCTCGACAGGCAGTGTCAGTTCCGATTCCAGGACCACGCCCGGACGCACGGCGTCCAGCCGGTCGCGCAATTCCCGCATTCCTTCGTGAAGCGTATCGAGGAATATGCCATCGGCCTCGATGGCCGACACGAATTCCGCCAGCATCTCAACGTCAGACCTGGCCTCCCGGCGGGTTCCAGTATCCCAGGGATTGTAGTTGATGAAGACCTTGACGTCTCGCTCGCGCAGCGTGCGGCTGAGCTGCCGCAGGCCGGCCAGGCCGCCGGGCATATCGCGGTAGAAATCGAACTGGTTGCGGTCATCAAAGCCGATCCTCGGGTATGCATGCCACAGGACCACGGCATCATAGCCGCCGAACTCGGCTCGCCCTTCATCCAGGTACTCCTCGATCGTGTACCGGCGGCTGACGGGATCGTAAAACCGCTGATCGCACATCATCACGAAACAGCACGAGTAGCATGACGGCACCCACGCAAATTCCTCTCGCCGATAGAGGTCACCGTCGTAGTTCAGACGCTGCCGCATCCGCTGCCGCGCGGCTGTAAGCTCGGCGCGCCAGGAGTCCCACTGCGATCGATCCGACGGCGCCGCCACCAGAGGCTTGATCTCAATA of the Anaerobaca lacustris genome contains:
- a CDS encoding DUF4838 domain-containing protein — protein: MKQVLVTLMVSATIQFACGLEGRALAAFDLVQQGMPTCSIIIAEEPTPAARLAALELQCHIMKITGAEIPIRSDGDHIEGRRILVGESPATRQLGLRGADFQPQEYLIAFRQDTVILMGRDWQDTEANRKAQGRSTTDQTLQQLRHRVDYWKAVGYPDRSAGEMELPGIFDDQGTCLAAYDFLERFCGVRWYGPSRLNIVIPARTTLTVAGDDVRRSPALKHRSALVGGSWPFLRGQWGDYTQEQVYLYWRRIRQGGERWAGNHTFHRNTIKTVLNDPEYQCQNPRGLGSQLCYTNSKLVDQVAQMARDYFDGKGELPEGWKAMGDYFAIVPDDNINLCTCEACRELLDKGKDRKTGFFSSGEMSEYWFSFVNAVARQVRKTHPDKYIATLAYWSYAFAPDFDLEPNVSVAPCLHTCYYPVHAEMKENDLRFYRQWQEKSEAPMFLWVYYHHPMEPALIDRWKCFPHVMVHETARAMQMFI
- a CDS encoding formylglycine-generating enzyme family protein — its product is MLSVLLWGIIAVSVNGADPGSPDVYRIEIKPLVAAPSDRSQWDSWRAELTAARQRMRQRLNYDGDLYRREEFAWVPSCYSCCFVMMCDQRFYDPVSRRYTIEEYLDEGRAEFGGYDAVVLWHAYPRIGFDDRNQFDFYRDMPGGLAGLRQLSRTLRERDVKVFINYNPWDTGTRREARSDVEMLAEFVSAIEADGIFLDTLHEGMRELRDRLDAVRPGVVLESELTLPVERVADHHMSWAQWFADSEAPGVLWNKWFERRHMMHQIRRWDRDHTGELHIAWMNGSGMLVWENVFGTLVGWSQRDRSILRSMLPIQRRYVGLFSGQEWTPLVPTENPDVYASLWESDGLRLWTLVNRSAQQIEGTLLRVPHREGDGCFDLIAGCEVTRVRDGELLLDGRIPPRGIGAFAMGAGKPLGADFAAFLASQAAVYGAADWNAASEDFEETLRPAERTRGYGPDEIPEGMVAIGSAHVRMKTEYRNRECGFYRVAGQDQSAHPSRDLHAIVRFEREVRLRPYAIDLTPVTNRQYAEFLRQTGYRPVSAENFLRHWHNGRVPPGLEEHPVVYVDLEDARAYARWAGKRLPTEHEWQYAAQGPDGRVYPWGNAWEDGRCNDGRSGGTAAVTAFPQGRSPFGCYDMCGNAWEWTESERSDGRTRFCVVKGGSYYKAHGSHWYADGGPQPCGFAAKFLLMWPGLDRCATIGFRCAVDLDHVVPPSLGGEL